aactttatccaaatactaaagtttaaattctctaacagttcttttaatttaatttttctccatCCAATTGAGTTTTAGTATATGTTTAAATCTCTCTTTTATCTATTATTACAGAGAAAAATGGAAGTCCGAATACTCTGATATTTCCACTCCAAAGAGCAAAGAACCAGCAAAACTTTCGGTAACTCCTCTCAAGGGAacaagtaaatatatttcatttctttttctttattgactTGACAGCTCTTTGTGGGCCAAGGTCTTCCTTAAAATCGCTTTTTATTCTACTCGTATCCTCACCAGACTGTTTCAGTTGTTCAGTTCAGTTTGAAATCCATATTCAATGCATTCAACCTACCTTCAAGTCTGGGCAGACCTCTGCTTCGGGTTTTCGAGCAAGTAAATAATTTCACACTATCATTATCCTTGCTTAAACAAGtctaaaattgaagattttttacttgacataaaaaaagtcaaaaaataatcCGTAAACTAAGATATATgtgataaagtattttataattacagtggTAGAAAGAAGGAAATGAACgcgcaaattaaaaagaaatttaacttcgATTCAATGatgcaattattttgttgtagttttttaaattaatattgataaaataagtttCCTGAGCTTGTAATTTGTAGTAGGACCATTACTCAAGGAAGACCAATCAAGGTTAcaaagaaactaattattttaattttgttacagttCTAGCCAGAAAATGGGACTTATGGGTCATTGATACTGACTATGATTCATATGCTATCTTGTATTCCTGCAAGAAACTCGTACTTGCCTACACAggtaatatatttactttatttgtacGGTAATTTAAGCATTACATCtagaatagttaaaataaagtatttaattggatgtatttatcatgatattttaaagacatattTGAGCTTATAATTGTGTTTCATTCCTCATATACACAATCGAGGTATTCGGCACATGTTTTATACAGGGTGACAATTATTGAACTATGGGAAATAAaacgtaaattatttttaaaaaaataactgagtGCACAAACTTTATTCAACATGTAAACGTCactacagatattttattttacaaccgtcgttgaatagtcGATCTAATTTTCAggttacgactatcaatgtctgtatccttgtaattttaactcaatctagaagacaagggaacgcctggatcaaatattgggagaaatttttcttcgtggtggaatttttgatggaactaaccaacatttgcgttatatggagagaaaaaccacgataacctcccaaggttagcctgacgacaaagggactctaatccatgaactgtctaccactgaggttattttacgtcagcactgtggtcggtgagacCTGGGtacggaattcgaatcaaccagccataGTCAGGAATCGAGTCCCATTCACCTCATTAGGAGGCAAACGCACTATCCTTTAAGCCACCACCACGGCTTTCACTACAGATATTCGGATTTATGTTATGACATGTTCAAAATGCCTACCATCATTGTCTAGGATGCGGCCTCAGacgaaaagcaaaattttgcaTGACCCGTTAAAGTGTCGGAACATCGATGCTGCCGATGTTCTCCTGAATGGCAATTTTCAGCTCAGCAATATTATTAGGGATATTTCTGTACACATTGTCTTTAATATAGTCCCACAAGAATGAGTCACATGCGTTCAAATCCGAAAAACATGGCGGCCAAGTGAGTCCCATTCTGCATTCCGCCAATGGGTATCCCAGAGTCAGAATGCGGCCCCCAAAGTGCTCCTCCAGAACATCAAACACTCGCTTGGTTCGATGGAGTCGAGCTCCGTCCAGTGTGAATCACATTTTGTCGAAATAAGGGTCACTTTGGATAATGGGGATTAAATCATTTGCCGAAACACTATACAAACAAGCTGTTCCGAGACATTTTCTCTTGAAAATGGCCGATAACAACAAGCGGCGTGAGCATGCGCATATTAATTCCCATCATGCCCTGCGACTAACGACGATGTTAGAACTTCGTCTCCCAAACCGTTCTAAAATTATGACTGCTTTATTTCATATAGTTCGATAATTGTCACACTGTATTTTGGCATGCATTGAAtgttagtatttcttttattgattacGAATCACTGGATTTCATTTCCTGATAAAGAATCGAAAGAATATGATTATATTCCCACTGACAATGTGATGTCCTGATCacgaaatttttccattttgtttccATGGAGTGTTGAgggttataagaaaataatttgacatGATTTAAAGTGATGAACGGCAGCCCAGAGAGTaaggaaattttaagagaaaggAATTCTGAATggagataaagaaaaaatctttataataaaaatgaatatctgGAGGGAGATAATTGAAGCTATGAAGATTGAAATACGGTAAAACTTCGATTATCCGAATATCTTTCATCCGATTACTTCTGTTAACTAAACTCTAttacgaaatgtttttttatagcaccagtttttttctttttcttaattttgttaatatggtGTCATAATTCAGCAATATATAAgacttacaaattttaaaaaaataaataaataaaacacgttGTACTGCAGTACACATAGAATTGCTCATTTTATGGAGTAAAAAATGAACTGTTTGCTGACGGATAATAAAATGAACGTATTTGAAAATAGCAAATGAATTTGGTTGCTTTGGttttgcaaagaaattttatttttgttgcttcATACTcgtcttttcattattattagcaTAGTATAGTTAACTTTCCACTTTCACTAAAAGAAAGCTGAATATGCTTTCaggacaataaaaatataatatagtaaaGCAAAGGAATTCGAGAGGAAGTCATGCCAAACTTACAAACGAGTGTAAGTCAATGAAATGAACTTTCAGAATTTATGATATCAGCTAACGATTCAGAAATAGATGCCgctttgtaaaaatgttttattcaaaaaagaaagaaaaaaaagcaaaggaaTATCgcttttttgggggggggggcaagAATGGTggtgaatttgaaatataaaatgtttttatacctattttacaaaaatatatttattaatttgtctcattaaaatgaaatattagcaCAGCTATTGCACTCTAGTGTTAAATGAAAATTCGCTTTTCagagttaattgaaaaaattacaataaaaagcgATGTTACTCGATAgtctaaatatttagtttatctgAAGTATGTCCGGTCCTAATTATTTCGAATAATAAAGATCATAATGGatttatttatgagaaaaatatactgttttatgtaaataattatattttgaaaactctttttcAGAGGAAATCTTCATCTTATCTAAAACAAGAACTCTTGAAGACTCTAAAAAGACTCAACTTTACGACATTTTAAGAAAACGAGACTTAAACCAAAAGAATTTGGTAACAATCAACCAAAATGAGAAAGATTGCAAGGAATAAAACTAGCTATTATACAATATTgatgttcaattaaaaagaaatcaataaaaatgaatataaaattttattacatgtatTGTATTTGTTTAAAGAATGGAAAACTGCATACCGTATTACAGTGTGGCAAAGCGCAATAATTAAAGGAGAGGCATTTAAAAGCCCGATAGACAGAAAACTGCTAAaccaaattttcaatattttcttcttagAAGTAgagctttaaaagaaaaaagtagtcAGGTTTTTCAacactacactgtaaaaaatttcagaaactaattttgactcgacaaaaatgttttcgaaaatCTCAGAGAACttcatttaatatcatatttccGATCAATTGAgaagcatttattttcaaaagtacgAAATTGAATCGCTTTGGCGCCGATTGAGCTTCAGaggtttcaaaaatgtttttgaaaattatatgcaCCGTAGCTGCCTCATATATTCAGAAACGTTTAGGGATTGCTTTTGCCAAAATGATGACGTGAGGCCATTTTTgaggtaaaatatatatatatatatatatatttaataacagggCTACATTTCTGTTATCATTGGTGTATTCATATTAAGAAATGCAGTTGAAAGCCATGATACgttataaaaagctttatttaaagataGCTGGTGGTTACAACAGTTCACATCTCCACTCCACACAGGAGGGGGTGTGGACAAATCTCCAGATGGTTATTGGAACATGTTATTCAGCAAGAGACATGCGAAAACGTTCGCTCTCACATTAAATACTACAGATATTGGTGTACTTAGGTCCCAGTCGCACATGCCTTTGTAACTCTACTCActatggaaaatcatttaatgcttcctaatatggaagtgaaagagggacaagattctaaaaataactcctcctttcaaatataaatctaattattattcaatggtatgttttcagccttgaattcccaaaatagaatatctctacgcttactctttaacaaagacattttatgaaaccgaaagagttttaattcttttattaatacaaaagtatctaTTATCTTTGtattacacacacacatatatatatatatagcacaataaatgaatacaaaaaggataaaaaagaaaaggcagaaaaaagaagattaataagttttatttactgcgcataagctgtaaatatatagaattcatgaaataagttcaaaatgtagagaaaatatggaaaaaattacaaaaaaattgaaaagagaagatgaaaattattaaaataaaataacataattttaaaaaaaattaaaattgaaattttttataattttataaaaaattttatatttttattttcaattaaatggcAGGCGGAAAAAAGGTATAATCTCTTCATAAGTATAATCATAAGTAATCTTTTCAAAGGTATAATCTcttcacacaattatatccgCAAGCACTCCTTTTTGTGTAGATAACTTTGTGAGCTAAAGAAGAGATTAAATCTCCCCCGCcggatttttattgaaaaaaaaattttcaattttttttaaattatgttactttactttattgtaataattttcttcttctcttttcatttttctgtaattttttccatgttttctcgaCAGTttgatatatataaagaaatctTTTGGTTGGAATAGCTTAGAAACTAAAGTTCTGAGTGATTAAGACCGCAAGTCTATGTCCCGAAGTTAGTGAAAAGAAgctagaaattaaaattcagtataACAGTTGAAGgggaaaagtttaaataacCTCATTTCTATGTGAAAATCTACGTACAACTCTTTACTTACTGTTGAAGAAAATATGattcataaaatgtcttattaaatataaatgtaaaatgaaatttcaaatgtaaaaatataggCAAAATGTACTTTCGATGCcgtttttaccaaaaaatgtttctatgtTTTCTATGtgcattttataacaaaactggcttttattttcaaaatcaaattccCATAGTCTAAGTAGGAtctaaagcaaatttaatgttGAATTAGGTTCTGTAGCTTTAATTATGGCCACTCTGTATACcgaagtaaaagaaaaactagtTTTGATGTTTCTCCATAGTGTATAATCTTCACATTTtagtttattcattaaaaaaagttagttttaccTTTATAGATGGTGAGCTTGATGAACACTAAATTggtatgaactttttttttatctgttaaataatcattttcaattccaaaatttttgctCATGATAATTGTAAACTTAGTATTACGGGTTTAAAAAGAAGCAATGAAACCAGCAAGAtaaacgaaatgtttttatGCGATTATTACTTTggagttttctttttatctatttatttgttcttCTTTTATACCGCTACAGCCCCTAGTGGATCTTTGGCTGCTGAACAATGTTATTCCATGCCTTGTTATTCTTTGCTTTGGATTTCCAGCTTTTCATTATGGTTAAATGCTTTGTAACATCAATTTATTACTTCGTTTTGTTGTTCTTCGGGATCTTGAGATTATTGATTTCCAATTTAAGATTCTTCTCAGCCCTTCGTTCATTCTTTCTGTATTATTCAGCTATAGCAAGTGTCtcaatttaatagtttacaTTTTCCACTTCACTAATGTTTATCATTCTCCAGTATggattgtttcttttttattcctcttcttcttttattattagtatttcttttaaatattaagttgtcTTCAAGTTTCACTCAGTTTTTTAATCTAGGTTTTACTATCATACATTACTATGGGCCTTAATATCTGTCGTAAT
This region of Parasteatoda tepidariorum isolate YZ-2023 chromosome X1, CAS_Ptep_4.0, whole genome shotgun sequence genomic DNA includes:
- the LOC107448405 gene encoding apolipoprotein D, producing the protein MWAAQILLVCLSATVALAAIGSCPTPKVQADFDLEKFAGTWYLLEASASVDRVGKRCNTYIVEKKERNHASLLHKYMSSVTEKWKSEYSDISTPKSKEPAKLSVTPLKGTILARKWDLWVIDTDYDSYAILYSCKKLVLAYTEEIFILSKTRTLEDSKKTQLYDILRKRDLNQKNLVTINQNEKDCKE